Within Thermococcus indicus, the genomic segment ACACTTTGGAGTCAGTTATATTACTTTCGATGGATAGATAGCCAAACTTTGGTATTAAAGTCGCATTTATTGTTACATTTTTTCCCGCTTGGATAGATATGGAGGTTGAGTACACTTCATATTCGGGTTTTGCCAACTTGATTTCATGTTCTCCTTCAGGTAGCGTTATTTCAAGGGAGTATCTCCTGCATATTCTCCATCAACATATACCGCCGCACTAGTAGGATTGGAGATAACGTTAAGTTGCCCTTTTGATGGAGTTAATATAACTGAAATATTTATGGGGGTATTATTGGTAACGTGCAATATGGTGGTATACTCCTTAAATCCATCTTTGGAAATGGAAAGTATGTATGTCCCTTTCTCGACCATATACTTCAGCAAAGGAGTTTTTCCAATGTAAGTTCCATTTAACAAAATGTCTGCCCCTATGGGACTTGAATTTATATTTAACGTGCCTTTGCTCTCCAAGAAG encodes:
- a CDS encoding PEGA domain-containing protein, coding for MESKGTLNINSSPIGADILLNGTYIGKTPLLKYMVEKGTYILSISKDGFKEYTTILHVTNNTPINISVILTPSKGQLNVISNPTSAAVYVDGEYAGDTPLK